A window of Erpetoichthys calabaricus chromosome 12, fErpCal1.3, whole genome shotgun sequence contains these coding sequences:
- the LOC114661848 gene encoding transmembrane protein 184B-like isoform X2, with amino-acid sequence MSRILRRDVPQQAHLNPSLAGGAVPGTEFTATPAGPNFSWLSDAPVTAVGQPIFLMTTSAQAISGFFVWTALLITCHQIYMHLRYYSSPNEQRYIVRILFIVPIYAFDSWLSLLFFTNDQYYVYFDTVRDCYEAFVIYNFLSLCYEFLGGESSIMSEIRGKPIESSCMYGTCCLWGKTYSIGFLRFCKQATLQFCVVKPLMAMITVILQAFGKYRDGDFNVASGYLYITIIYNISVSLALYALFLFYFATRELLSSYSPVLKFFMVKSVIFLSFWQGMLLAILEKCGAIPKISSAEVSVGEGTVAAGYQNFIICIEMFFAAIALRYAFTYKVYVDKRLDAHGRCAPMKSISSSLKETMNPGDIVQDAIHNFSPAYQQYTQQSTLEQGPTWQRNGHAVSRTHSVASLRDTEKTLLLSSDDEF; translated from the exons ATGAGCAGGATATTAAGGAGAGATGTGCCACAGCAGGCCCACCTCAACCCCTCCTTGGCAGGTGGAGCTGTACCTGGAACAGAGTTCACTGCAACACCGGCTGGTCCTAACTTCTCCTGGCTTTCTGATGCCCCTGTGACAGCAGTGGGGCAGCCCATCTTCCTGATGACCACATCAGCACAGGCAATTTCTGGCTTCTTTGTTTGGACGGCGTTGCTTATCACTTGCCACCAA ATATACATGCACCTGCGCTACTACAGCTCCCCCAATGAGCAGCGTTACATTGTGAGGATCCTCTTCATTGTGCCTATCTACGCTTTTGATTCCTGGCTTAGTTTACTATTCTTCACCAATGACCAGTACTATGTCTACTTTGACACAGTGAGGGACTGCTATGAGG cATTTGTCATCTACAATTTCCTGAGCTTGTGCTACGAATTCCTTGGAGGAGAAAGCTCCATCATGTCAGAAATCCGAGGAAAGCCCATTGA gtcCAGCTGCATGTATGGAACATGCTGTTTGTGGGGCAAGACCTACTCAATTGGGTTTCTTCGCTTCTGCAAACAG GCCACACTGCAGTTCTGTGTTGTTAAACCCCTGATGGCAATGATTACTGTGATTCTACAGGCTTTTGGGAAGTACAGAGATGGAGACTTCAA CGTGGCCAGTGGATACCTCTATATCACCATCATTTACAACATCTCAGTCAGTCTTGCACTGTATGCCCTGTTCCTCTTTTACTTCGCCACACGAGAGCTACTTAGCTCTTACAGTCCAGTGCTCAAGTTCTTCATGGTCAAATCAGTCATTTTCCTCTCCTTCTGGCAAG GAATGCTTCTTGCCATTCTGGAGAAATGTGGTGCCATTCCCAAAATCAGCTCTGCTGAGGTATCGGTTGGTGAAGGCACTGTTGCTGCTGGATACCAGAACTTCATAATCTGCATTGAGATGTTCTTTGCTGCCATTGCCCTGCGTTATGCTTTCACGTACAAAGTATATGTAGACAAAAGGCTTGATGCTCACG GCCGCTGTGCCCCGATGAAGAGCATCTCCAGCAGCCTCAAAGAGACTATGAACCCTGGAGACATTGTTCAAGATGCTATCCACAACTTCTCACCAGCCTACCAGCAGTACACACAGCAGTCCACACTTGAGCAGGGCCCCACCTGGCAACGTAATGGGCATGCTGTCTCCAGGACCCACAGTGTCGCTAGCCTGCGTGACACTGAGAAGACACTGCTGCTTAGCTCCGATGATGAATTCTGA
- the LOC114661848 gene encoding transmembrane protein 184B-like isoform X1 yields the protein MSRILRRDVPQQAHLNPSLAGGAVPGTEFTATPAGPNFSWLSDAPVTAVGQPIFLMTTSAQAISGFFVWTALLITCHQIYMHLRYYSSPNEQRYIVRILFIVPIYAFDSWLSLLFFTNDQYYVYFDTVRDCYEAFVIYNFLSLCYEFLGGESSIMSEIRGKPIESSCMYGTCCLWGKTYSIGFLRFCKQATLQFCVVKPLMAMITVILQAFGKYRDGDFNVASGYLYITIIYNISVSLALYALFLFYFATRELLSSYSPVLKFFMVKSVIFLSFWQGMLLAILEKCGAIPKISSAEVSVGEGTVAAGYQNFIICIEMFFAAIALRYAFTYKVYVDKRLDAHVPTYGPYGRCAPMKSISSSLKETMNPGDIVQDAIHNFSPAYQQYTQQSTLEQGPTWQRNGHAVSRTHSVASLRDTEKTLLLSSDDEF from the exons ATGAGCAGGATATTAAGGAGAGATGTGCCACAGCAGGCCCACCTCAACCCCTCCTTGGCAGGTGGAGCTGTACCTGGAACAGAGTTCACTGCAACACCGGCTGGTCCTAACTTCTCCTGGCTTTCTGATGCCCCTGTGACAGCAGTGGGGCAGCCCATCTTCCTGATGACCACATCAGCACAGGCAATTTCTGGCTTCTTTGTTTGGACGGCGTTGCTTATCACTTGCCACCAA ATATACATGCACCTGCGCTACTACAGCTCCCCCAATGAGCAGCGTTACATTGTGAGGATCCTCTTCATTGTGCCTATCTACGCTTTTGATTCCTGGCTTAGTTTACTATTCTTCACCAATGACCAGTACTATGTCTACTTTGACACAGTGAGGGACTGCTATGAGG cATTTGTCATCTACAATTTCCTGAGCTTGTGCTACGAATTCCTTGGAGGAGAAAGCTCCATCATGTCAGAAATCCGAGGAAAGCCCATTGA gtcCAGCTGCATGTATGGAACATGCTGTTTGTGGGGCAAGACCTACTCAATTGGGTTTCTTCGCTTCTGCAAACAG GCCACACTGCAGTTCTGTGTTGTTAAACCCCTGATGGCAATGATTACTGTGATTCTACAGGCTTTTGGGAAGTACAGAGATGGAGACTTCAA CGTGGCCAGTGGATACCTCTATATCACCATCATTTACAACATCTCAGTCAGTCTTGCACTGTATGCCCTGTTCCTCTTTTACTTCGCCACACGAGAGCTACTTAGCTCTTACAGTCCAGTGCTCAAGTTCTTCATGGTCAAATCAGTCATTTTCCTCTCCTTCTGGCAAG GAATGCTTCTTGCCATTCTGGAGAAATGTGGTGCCATTCCCAAAATCAGCTCTGCTGAGGTATCGGTTGGTGAAGGCACTGTTGCTGCTGGATACCAGAACTTCATAATCTGCATTGAGATGTTCTTTGCTGCCATTGCCCTGCGTTATGCTTTCACGTACAAAGTATATGTAGACAAAAGGCTTGATGCTCACG TCCCTACTTATGGGCCCTATG GCCGCTGTGCCCCGATGAAGAGCATCTCCAGCAGCCTCAAAGAGACTATGAACCCTGGAGACATTGTTCAAGATGCTATCCACAACTTCTCACCAGCCTACCAGCAGTACACACAGCAGTCCACACTTGAGCAGGGCCCCACCTGGCAACGTAATGGGCATGCTGTCTCCAGGACCCACAGTGTCGCTAGCCTGCGTGACACTGAGAAGACACTGCTGCTTAGCTCCGATGATGAATTCTGA